A portion of the Candidatus Hydrogenedentota bacterium genome contains these proteins:
- a CDS encoding immunoglobulin domain-containing protein codes for MRLICRETNQTVFIVCFAILFIAKYATAAQVSLCDYWPHKAGNNWFARYPDEYFDQRFSFDEEFEVNGYCVWKTLEGIMGDFSYPKVLYRVFMDDWLYITNNQADLVQLPNITGDLKRFLPLTISLDESFFSPYLNEAITPRMASLFEFFPERGIRLLGGDLRLFPFGNQPDVLVFMSQPGQNFPLFGLGKGLGVLFYAWFVIDTITVLGGCDSSLAITRPPVGGRHEEGSRLELSVEVAGKSGGLLYQWIRNGIYATGQTGSVYTIEALGFGDAGRYSCIVSNPGKGSVQTLPVEIRVVEAGTLPAAGLSGLATLTLAIGGLAAFRRAR; via the coding sequence ATGAGATTGATCTGTAGAGAAACTAATCAAACTGTTTTCATCGTTTGCTTTGCAATATTATTCATTGCAAAATATGCAACAGCTGCCCAAGTTTCACTATGTGATTATTGGCCTCACAAGGCAGGAAATAACTGGTTTGCACGATATCCAGACGAGTACTTTGATCAAAGGTTCTCTTTTGACGAAGAATTCGAGGTTAATGGATATTGCGTCTGGAAAACACTTGAAGGAATTATGGGTGACTTCAGTTATCCTAAAGTTCTATATCGTGTTTTTATGGATGACTGGCTGTACATCACGAATAACCAAGCAGACTTGGTTCAATTGCCGAATATAACTGGCGATCTCAAACGGTTCCTGCCTTTAACGATTTCTTTGGACGAATCTTTTTTTTCGCCATACTTGAACGAGGCGATTACTCCTCGTATGGCGTCATTGTTCGAGTTCTTTCCTGAACGAGGTATTCGATTACTTGGGGGAGATTTGAGGTTATTCCCGTTCGGTAATCAGCCTGATGTCCTAGTCTTCATGTCGCAACCGGGACAGAATTTTCCATTATTTGGTTTGGGAAAAGGTCTAGGCGTGCTGTTTTATGCGTGGTTTGTTATTGACACAATTACGGTGCTGGGCGGTTGCGATTCCTCGCTTGCGATCACACGGCCGCCCGTCGGCGGGAGGCATGAGGAGGGGAGCCGGTTGGAACTGAGCGTGGAAGTCGCGGGCAAGTCGGGCGGGCTGTTGTACCAGTGGATTCGAAACGGGATCTATGCGACAGGCCAAACCGGTTCCGTCTACACCATCGAGGCGCTGGGATTTGGCGATGCCGGCCGTTACAGTTGCATCGTGTCGAATCCGGGCAAGGGAAGCGTCCAGACCCTGCCGGTGGAGATACGCGTCGTCGAAGCCGGCACGCTGCCCGCGGCGGGCCTTTCGGGCCTTGCAACGCTGACGCTGGCAATCGGCGGCCTCGCCGCTTTCCGCC